The following nucleotide sequence is from Neokomagataea tanensis.
CGCGGAGGTTTGGTGGTGAGGGTGCTTCTCTCGTTGAGAGTTTCGGGCTTTTAAGAAATTTGGCCGAGGCCGATCCGAATATTCCACAGATCTTGCGCGCGCATTTCGCTTTTGTGGAGGGATTGCGTCAACGAGGCTCTGAAGCACAGCCTTGGTTTGACATTGTGAATGATGGCAAGATTTTTGGGGCTGCTATGGCTGAAAAATCAGCCTCTACTTCTATCAACACATTTCTATCGAAAACGCCGGAAGGGCTGCGTCTAAACGGGCGAAAATACTATTCAACAGGAACACTTTATGCCGATTGGATAATCGTTTGGGCTGCTGAGCGTAATGAGGCAGGAAAAGAAACAAGATTACGAATTTTAGTGCCGGCGCACTCTGAAGGTGTGACACGCCTAGATGATTGGGATGGCTTCGGCCAACGTTTGACAGGCAGTGGAACAACTATTTTTGACAATGTACATATCCAACCCGAATGGGTTTTGGACCGCCTAAGTCAGGACGAACTACCCGCACATCCTTTTCTCGCGACATACTACCAGCATTTTCATTTGGTAACCCTCGCCGGAATTGCTCAGGCTGTATTACGTGACGCTATCCAATTCGTGCGGCCACGTACGAGAGCTTTTGGCATACCTGGGCAGGTTATTCAGCGTAATGACCCCATAGTACAAAATGTCGTTGGTCGTTTGGCTTCTCTAGCATTTTCTACGCGAACACTTGTGGATCAAATATCAAGGGGCCTCCAAAGCGCAGAAGGTTTCTGGGATGGGGGAGATTTAAACCACCCTGTCTTCGAACGGGTACAAGAAGAGGCATTTCAGGCGCAGCAAATTGTAATAGAGCAAACGTTGGAAGCAACGACCCTCTTGTTTGATGTAGGGGGAGCTTCTGCTACTTCAGAAACACTTGGTTTTGACCGCCATTGGCGAAATGCGCGTGTTTTAGCCTCTCATAACCCTAGTCTGCAACGCGCGCGTGAGTTAGGCGATTTGGCACTGAACGGCACACCTTTGTGGTCGCCCTATCGGCAAGCGCTCCGTCAGAATGCTGCCTGACCGTCATGCCTAAAACCCTACATGTCAATTTGTTTGAAATGGCTTGTGTCAGCCATATCGTCCACGGCATGTGGCGTGCGCCTGAAAACGCACGCCTACGTTTTGGAGAGTTATCGTTTTGGACCGACCTTGCATCTAGAGCCGAAACCGCAGGAATAGAGGCAATTTTTCTTGCTGACGTATTGGGAGTATACGATCGTTTTGGAGGCTTGGAGCCAGCTCTTCGAACGGGTATGCAGATCCCCAATCTAGATCCTTTTTCTGTAGTTCCAGCCATGGCTGCTGTAACAACCCACCTGAATTTTGCAGTGACAGCATCGACGACTTACGAGCCTCCGTTTGCTTTTGCTCGCCGTATTTCTTCATTGGACATGCTTACGAATGGCAGGGTCGGGTGGAATGTGGTTACGTCTTATCTGCCGAACGCCGCTAGAAACTTCGGTCTGGAAAACGAGATTGAGCACGACGCACGCTACGAGCGAGCTGATGAATATATCGAAGTTCTATACAAATTATGGGAAGGGAGCTGGGCCGATGATGCGTGGCGTGGCGATACTATTGATAACGTCGTAACCGCTTATGACCGTGTGCGTAGGATTAATCACCAAGGGCAGTATTTTTCGGTAGAGGGACCGCATCTTCTTCCTCCTACGCGCCAAAGAACACCAGTTCTATTTCAAGCAAGTGGCTCTGAAAGGGGGCTTCAAACTGCGGCACGCCATGCTGAAGCAGTTTTCATCGGAGGGAGAACACCTCATGAAACAAAAGAGAACATAGAAAGAACTCGTGCAGCTGCTCAAGCCTGTGGTCGCGCCCCACAAGATTTAAAATTCTACGTCATGGCAGGCTTGATAGTCGGCAAGACGGAACAAGAAGCCCGTGCAAAGCTTGAGCGGTATAGGAAATTTTACGACGTGGAGGGAGCGTTATCTCACGCTCAATCTGAAATTGACCTGAGAGCAGTCGACCCTGAGCTTACAATTGCTGAAGCGTTAGCGGAAACCGGAACCTCCTTTGGAAATATGGGACGACGCTTCGGTAAAGACCAAAAGGTAGGTGCAGCTTTAGAGCAAATATCTCGCTTCGATGAGGGGCGGTATTTCGCAGTTGGTACCCCAGCACAAATTGCAGATTCTATCGAAGAATGGCTCGATATTGACGGGATTGATGGCATCAACCTGCGTCAATACCATTCTTTCGAGACATTGAATGACTACGCGGATTTTATCGCCCCAGAGCTGCGAAAGCGTGGTCGCTTGCCGCCTTTTCCGTGTCGACCGTCCAGTTTCCGCGCACGACTTTTTGGCCACGATCGTGTCTCCAACCGACATCCTGCCCATTCATACAGCTTTGAAGCGAGATCATCATGAGTGTTCCTGAAAAGATCAATGTTCTGTGGTTCTTACCCACCCACGGCGATAGCAAGTACCTAGGCACCCAAGAGGGAGGACGGCAGGTGGATTTGCCGTACCTGCAACAGGTTGCGCGTGCTGCTGACCAGCTTGGTTATTATGGTGTTCTTCTGCCGACAGGGCGCTCGTGCGAAGATAGCTGGATCGTCGCGTCCGCTCTTATACCGACAACGGAGCGTCTAAAGTTCCTCGTCGCGGTCAGGCCTGGTCTACAGTCTCCTACGCTCGCAGCGCGAATGACTTCAACGTTAGACAGACTTTCAAGCGGCCGCTTGTTGGTTAATGTCGTGACGGGCGGTGATCCTAAGGAAAATGGTGGTGATGGTCTCTTTTTAGACCACTCAGCGCGCTATGAAGTCACAAATGAGTTCCTGGACATCTATTCCCGTCTTTTACGGGGAGAGACAGTGAACCATAAGGGGCCACATTACCGCATCGAGGATGGCCGACTTCTGTTCCCGCCGCATCAAGACGGGGGACCTCCGCTCTATTTTGGTGGTTCATCGGATGCTGGTATCGATGTTGCCGCACAGCGGGTAGACAAATACCTAACGTGGGGT
It contains:
- a CDS encoding acyl-CoA dehydrogenase family protein: MSTALYEKLDFSRIFESISKTSAVHDSERRHLREHIQTVADAGFTRLRVPRRFGGEGASLVESFGLLRNLAEADPNIPQILRAHFAFVEGLRQRGSEAQPWFDIVNDGKIFGAAMAEKSASTSINTFLSKTPEGLRLNGRKYYSTGTLYADWIIVWAAERNEAGKETRLRILVPAHSEGVTRLDDWDGFGQRLTGSGTTIFDNVHIQPEWVLDRLSQDELPAHPFLATYYQHFHLVTLAGIAQAVLRDAIQFVRPRTRAFGIPGQVIQRNDPIVQNVVGRLASLAFSTRTLVDQISRGLQSAEGFWDGGDLNHPVFERVQEEAFQAQQIVIEQTLEATTLLFDVGGASATSETLGFDRHWRNARVLASHNPSLQRARELGDLALNGTPLWSPYRQALRQNAA
- a CDS encoding NtaA/DmoA family FMN-dependent monooxygenase (This protein belongs to a clade of FMN-dependent monooxygenases, within a broader family of flavin-dependent oxidoreductases, the luciferase-like monooxygenase (LMM) family, some of whose members use coenzyme F420 rather than FMN.), whose amino-acid sequence is MTVMPKTLHVNLFEMACVSHIVHGMWRAPENARLRFGELSFWTDLASRAETAGIEAIFLADVLGVYDRFGGLEPALRTGMQIPNLDPFSVVPAMAAVTTHLNFAVTASTTYEPPFAFARRISSLDMLTNGRVGWNVVTSYLPNAARNFGLENEIEHDARYERADEYIEVLYKLWEGSWADDAWRGDTIDNVVTAYDRVRRINHQGQYFSVEGPHLLPPTRQRTPVLFQASGSERGLQTAARHAEAVFIGGRTPHETKENIERTRAAAQACGRAPQDLKFYVMAGLIVGKTEQEARAKLERYRKFYDVEGALSHAQSEIDLRAVDPELTIAEALAETGTSFGNMGRRFGKDQKVGAALEQISRFDEGRYFAVGTPAQIADSIEEWLDIDGIDGINLRQYHSFETLNDYADFIAPELRKRGRLPPFPCRPSSFRARLFGHDRVSNRHPAHSYSFEARSS
- the ssuD gene encoding FMNH2-dependent alkanesulfonate monooxygenase, yielding MSVPEKINVLWFLPTHGDSKYLGTQEGGRQVDLPYLQQVARAADQLGYYGVLLPTGRSCEDSWIVASALIPTTERLKFLVAVRPGLQSPTLAARMTSTLDRLSSGRLLVNVVTGGDPKENGGDGLFLDHSARYEVTNEFLDIYSRLLRGETVNHKGPHYRIEDGRLLFPPHQDGGPPLYFGGSSDAGIDVAAQRVDKYLTWGEPPQQVAEKIARVREAAAKVGRTVSFGIRLHVIARETTAEAWSAAEKLISRLDDSTIAEAQKVFSRLDSVGQARMSALHGGRRDRLEISPNLWAGVGLVRGGAGTALVGDPATIAERIDAYRRAGCDSFIFSGYPHLEEAYSFGELVLPLLPTAHPVKGRGAVNNMGPFGETIAGSYRPRASAS